DNA from Equus asinus isolate D_3611 breed Donkey chromosome 17, EquAss-T2T_v2, whole genome shotgun sequence:
TCCCTCGGGTCTGCTCGCTCATGTTGCCTTGAGAGGATACAATGGGAAGAGCAAGTGCCCCAGTGGCGGGGACAAAGCTGCTGGCTGGATGGCGATGGTGCCAGCTGTGTCATTTCCAAGGAGGGCTGACCACAGGGGCAGGAGTCGGACGGGGCTGGGTGacccctgctctctgcctcaccAGCCTGCAGGCCACCACCTGGCCCACTGCCTGGGACAACTTCTGTATAATGGGTCACTGAAGGAGGAGTATGGCTGGGAGAGCCCAGCGGGGCCATGGGCTCTGTTTGCAGGTGGCTGCTCGGTCCCTTGGCCACCCCAGAGCCTCGcccagggagaaggaggcaggagtgtGGGAAGCAGACTTTTCTCCTTGCCCTCGGGCACCAAGGCGGCTGCCCAGCTCCTGTCCTGCGGGAAAGGGTCTCTGGAGGCCACAGGCTGCTCCTGgatcctgcctcctctccaggtGCTGGGCTCTCAGGAGGCGTTCCCGGAGGGACACTGCATCTCCATGGTGACCGTGTTGGGCGTGCCACCCCCGGCCTCTGCCAGCTCGGCGCCGTCTCGCAGGGCCCGCTGGAAGACCACCCTTAGAGGCTCCCACAGCCTCTGTGACTTGTCTCTCCCGGCCAGGAAGTAGACGACGGGCTTGGAGCCGCTGTTGATGCAGATGCACAGGTCGGTGACGTACTCGGGGAAGGGGGCCGGGATCTGGAAGACCCAGAAGAGGAACCAGTCGATCCCCAAGTAGATGGAGGACACGAGGAAAATGGAGACCATGGCCAGGATGACGTGGTTGAGCTTGGCGGAGCGCTGGCGCCGCCGGGCCCGGCATTCCACGTGCAGGATGAGCGCCAGGCAGGGCAGCACCATCAGCGGGCAGAAGACCAGGAAAAGCAGGATGCCCAGGAAGGCGTCCATGTGCCTGCAGGCCGCCCCAGAGGCCTGGCGGCCCAGGAACACACAGAAGTAGTTGTGGATGCTGGTGACCAGGAGCGAGAGGATCCAGAGCAGGGCGCACACTACAGCCGACAGGCGCTTGGGCCGCCGGCGCCAGTACCAGGCGGGGAAGATGACCGACAGGCAGCGCTCCGAGCTGATGGCCGGCAGGAGGCTCACGCCGGCGAGAAACATGCAGAGCCCCAGGATCCTGGACACGGCGCGGACGTAGTCGGCAAACGCACCCAGGAAGCCGCCTGTGTTCAGGATGGAGAACACGGCCTTGCTAAAGAGATAGCCCACGTCGGCGCTGGCCAAGTGCAGGAAGTAGGTGGAGAAGGGGCTCCTCTTGATGGAGAAGCCGAAGAACCAGAGGACCAGCCCGTTGCCCACCAGGCCGCACAGACACAGGAGCAGGAAGATGTAGTTCATGACAGCCGGTGGGGGCAGCACGGTGATCTGCTCGATGGTCAGGAAGCCGCGGCTGTAGAGTTCTGGGGCCTCGCTCACGCCGGGACACATCTGCGCAGGTGCACAGGGAAGACCCCGGTGAGGCcagctgggccccacccccaaacCCGCACCTGCATCCAGGTGTGTGCTGGGCCTGGTTACAGACCCGTGGAGCccctggctctggagcaggacAGCCCTGATTGCACACCGTGATGTCACTCTGTGCCCCAGAGAGTGGAGCTAGTGGCCTGCAGGAGTGAAAATAATCAGGCCCTAATTCGGGCGCCAGCCTGCCCACCTGTCAGAAGGGACAGTGGTCCAAAAATGTCCGTGTCATGCAAGATAAAGAACCGAAGAACCTTTCCAGATGGAAAGAGACGCATGCCCAGGAGACGCAGGGCTGCCATCCTAGATTTGATGATGGACCTAACCAGTGCTCTAGAGGCTGTTATTGGCACAACCAGGGAAATGTGAATATCAACTTGGTGGGGATGCTGGCATTGCATCAACGTCACATTCTACGAACAGGAAAACGCACTGTGGCCATGTGCgggaatgtccttgttcttagagGATACAGTCTCTTTGGGACAAAGGGACTTGgtgtctgcaatttacttttaaatagttCTGGGAAAGAAAGTCTAGCTACCAAGAGATCCATAGAGAGAAAGCACATGTGGCAAAAGGATAATATGAATGAATTGGGGAAGCAAGTATGGGGCGTGCTCTGCTATTCTCGCAGATTTTCTGTATACTTGTGATTTTTCACactaaaacatgaaaatatttattaaaaaaaataaaatcacttgtaagttacaaaaaaaaaagccaaacccaaacaaaacccaaaaagtgGACCCTGGCCCCAGCCGGAGCAGGACCCTGTCCCAGAGTGGGATCAAAGAGAGACCCTGGGAACCGGAGGCAGCCTCCTGCTGGGCCGGGGTGACCCGTGGGTTTCTGAATGGTGAGGGAACTGGATCTGGCCTGGGGGGTCCCTGGGGAGGGGAACACAGTTGAGTTAGTGGCTATTTTTCACGCCATAGGAAGCACTTCAGTATTTGAACGACTGGCCTGGCTGTTATGGTGCGTCCTGCTGAATGTCATTCTTGCCTGCCACGTCTGGGTTGGCACCTGTATGCATGAAGGTGGGCCAGGGACAAGactggcggggggggggtgggggggcgcaaACCAGAGGCACCGGCCCTGAGCAAAGGAGGCGCTGGGGGGCCAGTCGGGCTGAGCCGTTGAGCATCCTGACCCCCTTCCCCAGAGAAGCCAGAACTGCAGATCGTAATGTGAACTACCCTGATCTTTAAatgttcacatttaaaaaaacactgcGTGGGCCAAACACAACACCACACAAGCTGGATTCGGTTCTCAGGCTGTCCCTTTTGACCTTGAGTTCCAAGCAGTCAAGGCCGCCCAGAGCACTCACGTCCCTTCCCACACCCCGGCAGACAACACTAATCCATCCCAGCACTCCATCCCTCAGAGCCTGAACCGGGTCCTGGCCCTCCCCCACCAATGCGAGTATCAGTTCCCACGGCTCACGACTCTCCCAGAAGGTTCTTGAGACAGGACAATTCTGCCACCTTCCAGATGGCCCCAAGCTCGGGCAGAATGCTGGGGCCTGAAAAGCTAGGCCTGACCCCCACGCTCTTCCCCTAATCAGGGGAGGGACCTTCTGGCCTGGCTCGGGTCAAGGGGACTCTGCAAGCAGAGACCGAAGGATGTTGGCACAACTTTGGGGAGACTCTGTGACGTCAGAGCAAGCACTTTAAGCGGGTGAGACACACAGCCATCAACTTCTAACTATATTTATTGGCTTGGcatctctgtctgtctgttgACCCCCAGCCTTTCCTGTTGGTGGCTTGACCACTCCAGGCCACAGAGTAGGCTCCTGTCAGCTGGGGAGCCAGACCCAGACACTCCTAAGACGGGAGGGAACTGGGCCGCAGGGCCTGGATCCGACAGATCAGATCGTTCGCTGCCTCTGCAGCCTGGAAAAAAGTCTGCAATCGCCTCCTCAGAGTCAGAGCGGGACGGCTGGGTGAGTCACTGGGCGTGTAGCTGCCATCACCAGCCACATACCGCCTTGTAAAATGCCTGCTCTGGAGCCTGCACCCCCGCCCTGGGTGCTGTCTTTTCTCTGGGGATTCCTggagacccccaccccccagccagtcccatctctgcctcctgtGGCTGCCACTCTGCAGTGGTCACCATGGGGAGCAGGAAAGGCCCACAGGCACTGTGGGGAAGTGCCGTGGACGGGGTTTCAGGGCCCTGAGCAGGAGTCCCTGCTCTGCCCCCACGTTTGGGCTCACCCCAGTGCAGTTACTATGCTGGtgtcagcctcagtttccctaaatGTGGAAGAGGTCGCACTAGGTAAACTCGATGGGTTCTTCCAACTTGAGAGTGTTTTGCGCAGGATTCAGAAGGGAATTCCAGTTTCCAAAGGCCTCAGAGAAGTAGGTGCCCAGTGGGGGCAGGTAGGGAGGGTGGGTCAGCCTGCTGGGCCGTCAGAGTCAGCCACAGCGGCTGGTGCCTGGAGACCGGAGGTGACCCGTGACTGGCGGACTCTGGCCTTGGGCAACACTAGCGGGATGGCCCAGGGCGGGCAACACTCTGGGGAGCACGTGACATTGGGGCCACCTTGCAGCCTCCCTCTGGGGGACCTCCTGACAGGGCCTGGCCGTGGGAAGTAGCTGACCACCCCATCTGGGCAGGGAAGAGATGGAGCGAGGCCTCCCACGGCTGGTAACAGACACCCCTAAGGTCTGCACCGGAGACTTGAGGGTGGCCAGTCCCCCGTGCTTGCTTCAGTGACGAGGACATTGGGGACCTGAGGGACCTGGGAAGCGGTGCCTGGCCACACAGCCCAGAGGGGCTCTGCTGCCCGCCCGTCAGTCCCGAGTGATAGCACGGAGCCTGGGTGACAGAgagggtgtctgtgtgtgtgagacgCTGGGCTGGGTCTGCCCCCACCCACCACACCCACGGGGCACCCAGTGCCGGGAGCTGCCCAGCAGCACCTGCCTTGTTCCTGTTGCTGGGATGGGGCTCCCAGGAGCAGTTTCCCGCCATCTCCAGGGCTGGTGAGTCCAGACTCCTCACGGCTCTGTGTGCAGCTCACCGGACCTGGCAAAGGCGGAAAGGTCGCATCAGGGCAGCAGTGTTCTCCGTCCCCTCCCAGACCCCTGTCCCCAGGTCCCTGGGGGTGTCACCTTAGAGGAAAGGCTGACAAGCAATCACCTGGCTCCCTCACAGGCGGGTGGTGTGGGAGGCACAGGGACTGTCCTGCAGAGTCCAGGGCAGAGAGCACTGCCCCCTTGGGCCGGGGCTCCTCATGTGCACCCCTGCTGATGCTGGATGCCGACTGCAGCTCACTGGGGAAGaagcccctccccttccctgatTCACTCGGTCTGGGAGATTTCTGGAGCCACAGGGCTTCCAGAGAGAGGCATTTAATGAGCCACACACATTTCCTGGGCTCTTCCTTTGTGCTCGGCCCCAGGGTGAGACAGGGGTTCTGGGCGGTCAGTCCCACAAggcaggaagccttcctggaagaggagggcTTTGGCTGGGCCTTGTGTTTGTAACATGCTAAGGTGTCTGGTCTTTCCCCTACAGGTGACTGGAAGGCAGGACAGTCGTCACCAGCATCACTGTCCTCACCAGCTGGGATCTGGGCCCTGTGCCAGCGGCCTACACCCAGCATCCTGGTTTGGGCCTCAGTACCAGCTGTGAGTCAGGTTTCATCAAGCCCCTAGGATGGGGGCaccaggctcagggaggtgaggcgcccccctcctcccccccccccctccgcccccaaccCAGCGGCACGGCCATAACCACGGCACACGCTGCAATTTGGGAGGTTGGTGTATCTTCAGGACTAGAGAGCTGGGGAAGAAGGAACTGCTGGAGGGGGTGAGCCAGGAGGCCGCTGGGGTTCCCCGGGCTCCAGGCTGGAGCTCGGGCAACTCAGCCAGGACTGCAGGTcgggaggccagggagggggaCAGGCCAGAAGGGGTTGCCCCTGCAGGAGACGGGTCCACCCTGGTGGGGCAGAGCTTCCTGGTCTGCCTGCCCCTGGTCCCCTTGAACTGACTCCTGTCCCCCAACCTGGGCTCTGCCCGCCGCAGGCAAGCACCCATGCCTCTCACTGTgaaggtggggaaactgaggctgtgagTGGAGAAGAGGTCTTGCGGGGCACAGCCAGGCTCCTGGTCCCTCCTGCGCCTGGAGGAGAGCTCAGCACCGCCGGGCTCACCTCCCTCGGAATTCCTTCCTGCCCCGCCCGCCCTCGCCACGCGCGCCCCCTCGATCCCCTCCAGCAGGGCGGGCCCAGGCAGGCGCGCCCGTCATTGGCTGGAATGGGTGGCCGTCCGCGCGGTGGCCCGCCCCCCTGCTTTAACCCTTCGGCCGCGGGCGGAGGAGGGCGCGCAGAAGACTCGGGGCCCGCTCCTTGCGCGTCCCCGGCCCATGCCTGAGCCCCTCGGCCCTGCACCTTCCCGGAGATGGCGGGCACGCGTGCGCGCCCCGCAGGCGGGTGACGGCGTGGGGGCCTCGCACCAGTGCCCCAGGGTAGCTTCCTGCGCGGCGGGAGCTCTTGTGCCCGAGAATAAGCGAGAGAGTTCATGATGCGGCTGCTGCGTGCTTGCAGAG
Protein-coding regions in this window:
- the MRGPRF gene encoding mas-related G-protein coupled receptor member F; translation: MAGNCSWEPHPSNRNKMCPGVSEAPELYSRGFLTIEQITVLPPPAVMNYIFLLLCLCGLVGNGLVLWFFGFSIKRSPFSTYFLHLASADVGYLFSKAVFSILNTGGFLGAFADYVRAVSRILGLCMFLAGVSLLPAISSERCLSVIFPAWYWRRRPKRLSAVVCALLWILSLLVTSIHNYFCVFLGRQASGAACRHMDAFLGILLFLVFCPLMVLPCLALILHVECRARRRQRSAKLNHVILAMVSIFLVSSIYLGIDWFLFWVFQIPAPFPEYVTDLCICINSGSKPVVYFLAGRDKSQRLWEPLRVVFQRALRDGAELAEAGGGTPNTVTMEMQCPSGNAS